In a single window of the Planctomycetia bacterium genome:
- a CDS encoding phosphatase PAP2 family protein encodes MGKSIIFAVVALTTCGCQGFSQRIDAGSVEDRLAAIESNRLREPDDASAHDWFGDMAAPTEDPAAKPLVLTNRPAPRSVRIAVARDCAIRSLSRPLVMADLGEAPQEGESTEHVELADSTSSTDGYTRSSPLASFWDTVKRDVKSMPSDLWRDTKRVYANPVNLIILGGTLGGSIAIKGTGVDRSIEHHFNRRNDFQPPHHHMKEDWRDAFGAIGNPGTHFALAGLWYLIGQQSMDDKTYEVGKTLFSALMINGLTVVVGQAASYDRAPNGERGTLPSGHTSSSFVVASVLHQAYGHAVGVPLYALATLVAHERLEDREHYFSDVVMGGVLGLVVGHSVASGRDPEFFGWKILPYASTQGGAGVAFVKTLD; translated from the coding sequence ATGGGCAAGTCGATCATCTTCGCGGTTGTTGCGCTCACGACTTGTGGTTGCCAGGGCTTTTCGCAACGTATCGACGCCGGATCGGTCGAGGATCGACTCGCGGCGATCGAGTCAAACAGACTGCGCGAACCCGACGATGCTTCGGCGCACGACTGGTTTGGCGACATGGCCGCGCCGACGGAGGACCCAGCAGCCAAGCCGCTCGTGCTGACCAACCGGCCGGCGCCGCGCAGCGTGCGGATCGCCGTCGCAAGGGACTGCGCGATTCGCTCGCTCTCGCGACCGCTGGTGATGGCCGATCTGGGCGAGGCGCCTCAGGAGGGCGAGTCAACGGAGCACGTCGAACTTGCCGATTCGACATCCTCAACCGACGGATACACTCGCAGTTCGCCGCTGGCATCGTTCTGGGACACGGTCAAGCGCGATGTCAAGTCGATGCCGTCTGACCTTTGGCGAGACACCAAGCGGGTGTATGCCAACCCGGTGAATCTGATCATACTCGGCGGCACGCTGGGCGGGTCGATCGCGATCAAGGGGACGGGTGTGGATCGGTCCATCGAGCACCACTTCAATCGTCGAAACGACTTTCAACCGCCGCACCATCACATGAAAGAGGATTGGCGCGACGCGTTTGGCGCGATCGGCAATCCGGGAACGCATTTCGCATTGGCCGGCCTGTGGTATCTGATCGGGCAGCAGTCGATGGACGACAAGACCTATGAAGTCGGCAAGACGCTCTTCTCGGCCTTGATGATCAACGGCCTTACCGTCGTTGTCGGTCAGGCGGCATCGTACGACCGGGCGCCGAACGGGGAGCGGGGCACACTTCCATCCGGCCATACCTCCAGCAGCTTCGTGGTTGCCAGCGTCCTGCACCAGGCTTACGGCCACGCGGTCGGCGTTCCGCTTTATGCGCTTGCGACGCTCGTCGCGCACGAACGCCTCGAAGACCGCGAGCATTACTTCTCCGACGTGGTCATGGGCGGCGTGCTCGGCCTCGTCGTGGGGCACAGCGTCGCCAGCGGACGCGATCCCGAGTTTTTCGGGTGGAAGATTCTCCCTTATGCAAGCACCCAGGGCGGCGCGGGAGTCGCCTTCGTGAAAACGCTGGACTAA
- a CDS encoding putative zinc-binding metallopeptidase, which produces MTFDSSTSDTAHRSRKPRSEPAWAELDDEALLDLRFCDLGVTIRGGELESRIREVTRELAAGQLSFRPHYWLSDEWFTPDGVAGVAIPFYLAHPRLIKLEERQMLEAEGGSREWCLRILRHEIGHAIDNAYRLHRLKSWRQVFGKASVPYPDFYQPRPFSRRFVLHLDSWYAQSHPVEDFAETFAIWLTPGSNWRARYAGWPALKKLEYVDRLMSQIGGAPPKVTKKTQVDHIRNLRITLREHYEQKRARYGADYPDFHDRDLRRLFTDSQDSTGGELAEHFLRRHRKSIRGLVARWTGEYQYRIDQVLAEMLRRCKELKLRVRKSEEETRLEAVILLTVQTMNYLHSGYHQIAL; this is translated from the coding sequence ATGACTTTCGACTCATCCACGTCCGACACCGCCCATCGGTCCCGTAAGCCCCGAAGCGAACCGGCGTGGGCCGAACTGGATGACGAGGCACTCCTTGATCTTCGGTTCTGCGACTTGGGGGTGACGATTCGCGGCGGGGAGCTCGAGTCGCGCATCCGCGAGGTCACCCGGGAATTGGCTGCCGGGCAGTTGTCGTTTCGGCCGCATTACTGGCTTTCGGACGAATGGTTTACACCCGACGGCGTTGCCGGAGTGGCGATTCCTTTCTATCTGGCTCATCCACGTTTGATCAAGCTGGAGGAGCGGCAGATGCTCGAGGCGGAGGGCGGCTCGCGCGAATGGTGCCTGCGCATCCTTCGGCACGAAATCGGCCATGCAATCGACAACGCCTATCGGCTGCACCGTTTGAAGAGTTGGCGACAGGTTTTTGGCAAGGCCTCGGTTCCCTATCCGGATTTTTATCAGCCGCGGCCGTTTAGCCGCAGGTTTGTGCTGCATCTCGACTCCTGGTATGCCCAGAGTCACCCGGTGGAGGACTTCGCGGAGACGTTCGCGATCTGGCTGACGCCGGGATCCAACTGGCGGGCGCGTTATGCGGGGTGGCCGGCGCTGAAGAAGCTGGAGTACGTCGATCGGCTGATGAGCCAGATCGGCGGAGCGCCGCCCAAGGTGACGAAAAAAACGCAGGTGGATCACATTCGCAACCTGCGCATCACGCTCCGCGAGCACTACGAGCAGAAGCGGGCGCGCTACGGCGCGGATTACCCTGATTTTCACGATCGCGACCTGCGAAGGCTGTTTACGGATTCGCAGGACTCCACCGGCGGCGAACTGGCTGAACATTTTCTCCGCCGGCATCGCAAGTCGATCCGCGGGCTTGTGGCCCGGTGGACCGGAGAGTATCAGTATCGCATCGACCAGGTTCTGGCGGAGATGCTGCGACGTTGCAAGGAACTCAAGCTGCGAGTGCGCAAGAGTGAGGAAGAGACTCGGCTTGAGGCCGTCATTCTCTTGACCGTGCAGACGATGAACTATCTACACAGCGGATATCATCAGATCGCCTTATGA
- a CDS encoding ATP-grasp domain-containing protein, which produces MKKLRILAMMDEDLVPPDSLEGVSDEEMSPWKMEYDVLVTLRELGHETQALGVGSKLGAIGDAIEKFKPDIVFNLLEEFRGRGTYVPYVLGYFELIGQAYTGCNPRGLVLADNKALSKKILRHHRIPVPDFAVFPRGKRVKRPNRLQFPLIVKSVAEHGSVGISQASVVNDDDKLAERVAFIHEQHQSEAMAEEYIDGRELYVGILGNSRVSTLPIWEMQFENLADGALPIATDKVKWDLRYQKERGITTNAAEQLTEAMMRQITRLCRRAYRALNQSGYARMDFRLAPDEKVYLLESNPNPNLSFGEDFSESAESMNIRYDQLIQRIVKLGLQYHAERH; this is translated from the coding sequence ATGAAGAAGCTTCGTATCCTGGCCATGATGGACGAAGACCTTGTTCCGCCCGACTCCCTCGAGGGAGTCAGCGACGAGGAGATGTCGCCGTGGAAGATGGAGTACGACGTGCTTGTCACGCTGCGCGAACTGGGCCACGAGACGCAGGCCCTGGGGGTGGGCAGCAAGCTCGGCGCGATCGGCGATGCGATCGAGAAGTTCAAACCCGACATCGTATTCAACCTGCTTGAGGAGTTTCGGGGGCGCGGCACTTATGTGCCTTACGTTTTGGGCTACTTCGAGCTGATCGGGCAGGCCTACACCGGGTGCAACCCGCGCGGCCTGGTGCTGGCGGACAACAAGGCCCTGTCCAAGAAGATTCTTCGACATCATCGGATTCCGGTGCCCGATTTCGCCGTGTTCCCGCGCGGCAAGCGCGTGAAGCGTCCGAACCGATTGCAATTCCCGCTGATCGTGAAGTCGGTGGCGGAGCATGGATCGGTGGGCATCTCGCAGGCGTCGGTCGTGAATGACGACGACAAGCTGGCCGAACGGGTGGCCTTCATCCACGAACAACATCAGTCGGAGGCCATGGCGGAGGAATACATCGATGGGCGCGAGCTGTACGTGGGCATCCTCGGCAACAGCCGGGTCAGCACGCTGCCGATCTGGGAGATGCAGTTCGAGAATCTCGCGGACGGCGCCCTGCCGATTGCGACCGACAAGGTCAAGTGGGATCTTCGCTATCAAAAGGAACGCGGCATCACCACAAACGCCGCGGAGCAACTCACCGAAGCGATGATGCGGCAGATAACGCGGCTCTGCCGGCGCGCCTACCGGGCGCTGAATCAAAGCGGCTACGCCCGAATGGATTTCCGCCTGGCGCCGGATGAAAAAGTGTATCTCCTGGAATCAAATCCGAATCCGAATCTGTCATTTGGCGAGGACTTCTCCGAATCCGCCGAGAGCATGAACATTCGATATGATCAGCTCATCCAGCGCATCGTAAAGCTCGGCCTGCAATACCACGCCGAGCGGCATTAG